GTTTCAGCGCATAAGCAGGGTAAAAGTAAAGACTGTTTTCTTAAAAATCAATATTTTTAAGAAGAATTTTTAACACTGTTGCAATAAATCAATTTTTCCGGACAGTCGTCTGGCACAAAAACACTAGTGAACACCGTTAGTGGTGAGCACTCTCCCCGCAGCTTTGAACACCTTCTCTTTCTTATAATCGTACCACCATTTGGGGGCTGTCCTCTTCATCAGCGTATCGATCCCGCGCATGCCGAACAGATTCCACAGTCCATTCAACTTACCGATATGAGATTTCTGCAAAGCGCGGAGACTCATGGCAAAGCCACTGTCGAGATACTCCATATGATGCCAGTAACCTGCCGGCATGAACAGGGTATCCCCATGATCCAGGATCACTTCATACCCCTGGGCCAGTTTCAGCGCAGGGAACTGTTCATAGTCGGGTTTGCCTTTATTATCGGCATAATTGCTGAAGTCGGCAAGACTGAGTACTTCAAAAGGTTTGCGGTAAAGCTTGTGTTGTTCTTCGAATGGGAAAAGCAGCACTCTCTTTCTGCCTGTGAATTGTGTATGCAGGATATGGGAGAGATCGATATCGAAATGCATATGGGTGATGCTGGTGGCGCCACCTGTGAACAGCATCGGGTATTTCTTCACAAAGCCCTTCATCAGGTGCTCGGGCCAGGTGAAATCACTGGCGAGCTCAGGTGCATGATCGAAAATATTGAAGAGGAAGATCCTCCAGCCGGCTGGCCCCTGACTGATCATATCGATATATTCGCCAAAGGTCTTGTAATCATCTGCAGTATTGATGGGGGTATAGGCATCACTCTTCACATTGTTGTAAAGTCCAACTCTCTTATCGCCTACGATGTTCTTGAAATATTGCCAGTTCCATTTGTCGTATGCAGGCCAGGCTTTTGCAAGGTCTGCAATGACCAGGGGCTTCATGGGTTTATAGTAATGCTGCTGAAAATCTTCACCACTGATATTGTCAACTCTGTCTACAGGATGTAAACGCATAGCAACAAAATTTTCGCAAATCTAACATTAAATTCATTTTAGCGGTACAGACCCGCCCGGGAATATGGCTGTCTGGTGACAATTATGCACCTTTACACTTTAATTTATAATATGTTACTACACCTGCATCCTGACGATCCGCAGCCACGGAATCTCCGAACCGTTGCGGCCACCCTTTCAAAGGGCGGTGTGATCATTTATCCAACCGATACCATCTATGGACTTGGATGTGACATATATCAACCCAAGGCCGTGGAAAGGATTGCCCGAATCAAGGGCGTTGACCCGCAGAAAGCGCAGCTGTCATTCATCTGTTACGACCTCAGCGATCTCAGCAAATACACCAAGAGCATTTCAACTCCCATATACCGGATGCTGAAACATTACCTGCCCGGCCCTTATACCTTCATCCTGCCTGCCAGTAAGGAAGTGCCGAAGATCCTCAAAAGTAAAAAGGATACTATCGGGCTTCGCATACCCAATAACAATATCGCCCGGGCCATCATCAAAGAACTGGGCCATCCCATCCTCAGCGCTTCACTGCCCGGTGAAATGGTGGAAGAATATACCGATCCGGAACTGATGATCCGGAAATTCGATAAACTGGTAGACCTCGTGGTTGATGGCGGTATCGGAGGTATGGTGCCCTCCACCATCGTTGATTGCACCGGCGATCAGCCGGTAGTGATCAGACAGGGCGCCGGCGCCTTTGAAATGCAAGAAGATTAAAACCATTCCAGATAATTTCACCATATGTCCAACCAATCATTGTACGATAAATATTTCCCTCAGACCTTTTCTCTTGAAACTCCGCGCGTGATCCTGCGTCTCCTGCAACCGGAAGACTTCGACGCCTTCCTCCCACTCGCAGCATCCAAGGATACCTGGGCATATTTCACCAAAGACCTCAGCGATCCTGAAGAACTCCGCTCCTGGATCTATGTGGCCCTCGAAGAACGCGCAGAGCACAAGCGCATGCCCTTCACCGTGATAGACAGGGATACACATGAAATTTGCGGAAGTACCAGTTTCGGTAATATTTCTTTCTACGATTCAAGGATCGAGATCGGGTGGAGCTGGCTCGGTCCGGACTTCAGGGGCGCAGGCGTGAACCGCCACGCCAAATTCGCGCTGCTCAGCTATGCATTCGAAGTGATGAAAATGGAAAGAGTGGAAATCAAAACAGACAATCTCAACGAAAGGTCCAAGGCCGCCCTCCTCAAAGTGGGTATGATCCCGGAAGGCGTACTCCGCAGCCATATGCTCATGCACTCCAACAGGAGAAGAGACAGCGCTTATTTCGGATTGTTGAAAAAAGAATGGGACGAAAGGAAATTCCAGTTTTTCCCGGACATGTACTAAATAAAAAAGCTCCCTGTCTTTCGACAGAGAGCAAAAGTACAACCACCTGAAAAACCGTCCTTGATTATTTGCAACGAACGCGGCCATTGTGTTTGTGGTGATAGATCTTCTTGCTGGCCATTTTGCGTTCGTGAATTAAATGTTTTCTTTCGCGGGGACTGATGCGGCCATCATTTCTTTTATAGCGCATCCTGTCGTGGCGGATATCACGCTGGTCTTTATGTAAGCGATAAGCTTCTGCTTTTGTAAGCTGACCAGTCTTAACGCCATTGTATATGCGCTCTTTCTGATTCTTCTCCCTGATGGGTTGAGCTTGTGAAACACTTACACCAACCACCATCATCATTACAACCGAGAGGAAAATTGAAGCTTTCATAATCGTAAATTTTGTAGTGAAACAATCTTTACATATCAGACAGCTGCTGTTCTCTCCGGTTTAATGGATGGTGCAACGATTATTGTTAGGGAAACTATAAATCCAATTCAAGTTGTTCTTCCGAGGAGAAGCATTGGAAGGAACGGCGATGATAGGGGCTCAGTCCATGCGCCATGATGGCCTTGCGATGGTCGGCAGTGCCATACCCTTTATTGGAATTCCATTTATAATGCGGGAAGGATTCGTGCAGTTGTTTCATGTGATCATCGCGGTAAGTCTTGGCCAGGATGCTGGCCGCCGCAATGCTTGCATAAATGGAATCACCTTTTATGATGCAGGCATGAGGAATACCTCTGTAAGGGATGAATCGGTTTCCATCTATGAGCAGGAGTTTCGGTTGTTGCTGCAGTTGTTCCACTGCCAGGTGCATCGCTTTGAAAGATGCTTTTAAGATATTGATCTCATCGATCTCTTCATGCGATACCATTGCTACAGCATAGGCCACTGCCTTTTCCTGGATGAAACCGCGCAACTCGTAACGGTTTTCTTCAGTTACCTGCTTGGAATCATTCAACAACGGATGATAGAACTCCGCCGGCAGTATCACAGCCGCCGCTACTACCGGACCAGCGAGGCATCCGCGGCCCGCTTCATCACATCCGGCTTCAATCAGTTCTTCCTGGTGAAAATTCTTGAGCAATTCCTGAAACTTTGCCCAAAAGTAAGGGGTTGGCAAGAATAGGAGCATGATTGGTAAAGGATTTTTACTCACATGTGTATTGCTTTGATGTGATTGATGTATCGAAAATCCATTTTAGCCAAAGATTCCGTTCTTTTGCTAAATTTTTCATGGAGATTCTTGCCTATATCATTGCTGTGTTGATCGGCGTTTCGCTTGGACTGATCGGTGGAGGAGGTTCTATCATCACGGTACCGGTATTGGTATATCTCATGAAAGTGCAACCGGAACTGGCAACGGCCTATTCCCTTTTTGTTGTGGGCAGTTGCAGCCTCGTTGGTTCCGTTCGATCCTACAGAAAAGGACTGGTAGACTTCCCTGTCGTTTTTGTTTTCGGCAGCGCTTCCATGTTATCCGTTTTCACCACAAGACATTGGCTGGTCCCGAAAATTCCCGATCATCTTTTCACCATCGCAGGTTACGAAGTGAACAAAGGCAGTTTCCTCATGTTGCTCTTCGCCTGCCTGATGCTGGCCAGCTCTTATTCCATGATCAAAAACGGAAGACAAAAACTCAGCGTTGTTCCACCTTCAGATAAGCCCCGTAAAATGGGCCCATTGTTTTTCCAGGGAATCGCAGTAGGTGTGGTTACCGGATTGCTCGGCGCAGGTGGCGGTTTCCTGATCATTCCGGCACTGGTGTTGTTTGGCAAACTTCCCATGAAAGAAGCGGTGGGATCCAGCCTCACCATCATGGCATTCAGTTCTCTCTTCGGATTCTTCAGTACTTCCGGTCAATACGATATCAACTGGGCGCAATTGCTCAGCTTCACCGCTATTGCGGTGAGCGGCATCTTTATCGGTCAATACCTGAGCGACAGGATTTCCGGCGCCAGCCTCAAAAAAGGTTTTGGATGGTTTGTTCTCGCAATGGGTGTGTATGTACTCAGCAAAGAACTCTTCCACTGGTAATAGTTTCTTCGTTTTAAGGCAGAGATGACAGGTTTGTCCCTACCTTTGTGCGCGCTATGAAGACACAATCACCCCTGCGGATTTGTTGCGCTCAGGTAGTTTTGGCCCCGGATCCAAAACTGTATACAATTGGATCATGATCGGCGTAGTGATGTTACTGGTTCAGGTTGTGCTCGGTGGAATCACCCGATTGACCGGCTC
This portion of the Pseudobacter ginsenosidimutans genome encodes:
- a CDS encoding ribonuclease HII, which gives rise to MLKNFHQEELIEAGCDEAGRGCLAGPVVAAAVILPAEFYHPLLNDSKQVTEENRYELRGFIQEKAVAYAVAMVSHEEIDEINILKASFKAMHLAVEQLQQQPKLLLIDGNRFIPYRGIPHACIIKGDSIYASIAAASILAKTYRDDHMKQLHESFPHYKWNSNKGYGTADHRKAIMAHGLSPYHRRSFQCFSSEEQLELDL
- a CDS encoding cupin-like domain-containing protein translates to MRLHPVDRVDNISGEDFQQHYYKPMKPLVIADLAKAWPAYDKWNWQYFKNIVGDKRVGLYNNVKSDAYTPINTADDYKTFGEYIDMISQGPAGWRIFLFNIFDHAPELASDFTWPEHLMKGFVKKYPMLFTGGATSITHMHFDIDLSHILHTQFTGRKRVLLFPFEEQHKLYRKPFEVLSLADFSNYADNKGKPDYEQFPALKLAQGYEVILDHGDTLFMPAGYWHHMEYLDSGFAMSLRALQKSHIGKLNGLWNLFGMRGIDTLMKRTAPKWWYDYKKEKVFKAAGRVLTTNGVH
- a CDS encoding L-threonylcarbamoyladenylate synthase, which produces MLLHLHPDDPQPRNLRTVAATLSKGGVIIYPTDTIYGLGCDIYQPKAVERIARIKGVDPQKAQLSFICYDLSDLSKYTKSISTPIYRMLKHYLPGPYTFILPASKEVPKILKSKKDTIGLRIPNNNIARAIIKELGHPILSASLPGEMVEEYTDPELMIRKFDKLVDLVVDGGIGGMVPSTIVDCTGDQPVVIRQGAGAFEMQED
- a CDS encoding GNAT family N-acetyltransferase, whose translation is MSNQSLYDKYFPQTFSLETPRVILRLLQPEDFDAFLPLAASKDTWAYFTKDLSDPEELRSWIYVALEERAEHKRMPFTVIDRDTHEICGSTSFGNISFYDSRIEIGWSWLGPDFRGAGVNRHAKFALLSYAFEVMKMERVEIKTDNLNERSKAALLKVGMIPEGVLRSHMLMHSNRRRDSAYFGLLKKEWDERKFQFFPDMY
- a CDS encoding sulfite exporter TauE/SafE family protein; protein product: MEILAYIIAVLIGVSLGLIGGGGSIITVPVLVYLMKVQPELATAYSLFVVGSCSLVGSVRSYRKGLVDFPVVFVFGSASMLSVFTTRHWLVPKIPDHLFTIAGYEVNKGSFLMLLFACLMLASSYSMIKNGRQKLSVVPPSDKPRKMGPLFFQGIAVGVVTGLLGAGGGFLIIPALVLFGKLPMKEAVGSSLTIMAFSSLFGFFSTSGQYDINWAQLLSFTAIAVSGIFIGQYLSDRISGASLKKGFGWFVLAMGVYVLSKELFHW